The Pleurodeles waltl isolate 20211129_DDA chromosome 7, aPleWal1.hap1.20221129, whole genome shotgun sequence genome includes a region encoding these proteins:
- the LOC138247127 gene encoding trypsin-like, with translation MRSLLLLALLGAAVAFPLEDDDKIVGGYTCDPHSVPYQASLNSGYHFCGGSVINSEWVVSAAHCYESRIQVRLGEHNIKVIEGNEMFINSAKVIRHPKYNSRLLDNDIMLIKLSSPATFSSRIQAVDLPTSCAPAGTECLISGWGNTLSSGSKYPDLLQCLNAPILTDKECENAYPFQITENMICAGFLEGGKDSCQGDSGGPVVCNGELQGVVSWGRGCAQKKYPGVYTKVCNYVSWIEDTIASN, from the exons ATGCGCTCTCTGCTGCTCCTCGCTCTTCTTGGCGCTGCCG ttgCTTTCCCTCTAGAAGATGATGACAAAATTGTTGGGGGATACACTTGCGATCCACACTCCGTCCCCTACCAGGCATCGCTGAATTCTGGCTACCATTTTTGTGGCGGGTCCGTCATTAACAGTGAGTGGGTGGTCTCGGCTGCGCACTGCTATGAATC GCGAATCCAGGTCAGACTCGGTGAACATAACATCAAAGTTATCGAAGGCAATGAAATGTTTATCAATTCTGCCAAAGTGATCAGGCACCCAAAATACAACTCCAGGCTGTTGGATAACGACATCATGCTGATCAAGCTGTCTTCACCCGCAACCTTCAGTTCACGCATCCAGGCCGTCGACCTGCCCACCAGCTGCGCTCCAGCCGGAACCGAATGTCTGATCTCAGGATGGGGCAACACTCTCAGCAGTGGCA GTAAATATCCAGATCTCCTTCAGTGTTTGAATGCCCCGATACTGACAGATAAAGAATGCGAAAATGCCTACCCTTTCCAGATCACAGAAAACATGATCTGCGCTGGATTCTTGGAAGGAGGCAAGGATTCCTGCCAG GGTGATTCCGGCGGCCCGGTGGTCTGCAATGGCGAGCTCCAGGGTGTCGTCTCTTGGGGGAGAGGATGCGCTCAGAAAAAGTACCCAGGTGTCTACACCAAGGTCTGCAACTACGTATCCTGGATAGAAGACACCATTGCTTCTAACTAA